The sequence below is a genomic window from Candidatus Sungiibacteriota bacterium.
TCAGATCGGAAGTTTGGTACTGCCGACTTTCAAGGAAGCGCGTTTGAATGGCTGGGCGCGCGGAAAAAGCCTCAAGGCCCCAGTATTCTTTGGGACTCCGGACCTCACGCCGTTGCCGCCATGTTATTTTTACTGAAGAAAACACCAGAGCGGATTAGCATGCGTGTCGTAGAAAATCTCTCCGAAAACATACCAGCAACGATGACCGGATATGCAGAGTTTACCGACGGGCATAAGGCAGAAATTCGTCTTGCTTGGCAAGACGGTGTATTGGATGGCAAGATCGTAGAAAAAGCAGCTCGGGTTGCCATTTTTGGGGATAGAAGAAAGGTTTTGTACGAAGGCACTTTTGGAAAGCGGGAGGTGCTGCTGCATCATGATTGGGACGGAGCAATACTCGCACCCGGACTCACCTATGAGGATGAACCACTGCAGACCGTATGTGAAGAGTTTATTCGCGCCGTGGCTGAGGGCGGCTCCGCTTTTACGGACGGAGACTTTGGTGCCAAGGTCGTGGCCATTCTTGAGGCGGCAGAACGTTCCTGTATGCGGGAAGGAGAACCGATACCAATAGTTTTGCCCCAACTTTCTTAAGCTACCGCCAGAAAAATTTTGGCGGTATTCTTTAAATGATTCCTTTGTTGCGTAACAACTATATCCGATTTTTTATTTCCGCCGCTGTTGCAGCGGGCGTCTTTTATTTTTTATGGAAAGTGGTTTTACGTGAAGATTTATCGCTCCTTTCTTTTAATTTTGCTGTACGTTGGGGAATGGCGGCGCTGGTTCTAAACTTTGTACCGCTTCTGGTAAAAAGTATACGATTTCATTATTTTTTACGCGGTCAAGTTCCCAAGGGGACAATTTTAGGCACGGCCGCGATCCATAGTTTTTGGAACTATCTGCTTCCCTTCCGGGTAGGTGAACTTTCCTACGTTTATCTCATAAAAAAAACCGGTAGAGTCAGTACCGCAGAAACCATAACTTCTCTGGTGGCCGGACGCATTTTTGATGTTTTTGTGGTCATGCTTTTATTAAGTATCGCATCTTTTTTACTGTTCACGCCGAACGTAGTAGGATCTTTAGCTATCCAGTTTTTGTGGGGAGGAGTTTTGGTTGGTCTGGTGGGAGCCCTGATTTTGGGTAAACAGGCGGATAAGCTGACGGCTTTTTTGGGGCGTAGATCCTTAAGGTTTCAGGAGAAAGGATTAAAAGTTTTTGCTAAAATTTTTACCAACTTCCGGGGGATAGTTACGGCCTTGGGAAGGCTCAATACTACCTCAAGCCTTGCCGTCTTTTTTATCCTTTCTATTTTTGTTTGGGTTAGCGACTTTATTTTTGTTTGGACGGCTTTGCGCGCTGCCGGGCTTGTACTGTCTCCCGCGTCAGCGATTTTTATTGCGGCTTTTCCGGTGATTGCCGGTCTTCTGCCCCTGCAAACACCCGTGGGAATTGGTACTTTTGAAGGAACAATGCTCGCGGGGTTTGCGCTACTGGGCATTACCGGCCCCCAAGCAGTTTCCGCCAGCATTATTCTGCACGCCGAGTTGGTTTTTTTCTCTTTTATTTATGCATTGCTGGGTTACTGGTTTTATGTGCGTCCGATACTGGCAAAAAAAATAAGCGATTCTCCTGAAAGCCACACCGAGTTTTATCAGGCCCTCCAGAGTCCGGCTGGTGATTTTAGAAACCGCAATTTAGCAGAGCTTCTTGTTTCTTATGCCAAAGGAAGTTCTTTGCTTGACGTCGGGTGCGGCTATGGACTTTTGTTGTTGTTGGCCAAGCAGCGTGGTTATCAGGCCGTAGGAATTGAGCCTGATCCGAAAATACGGTTAGTAGGGGAAGAGGCGTTTGGTCGGTTAGAAATTTACCCGTCTGCTATTCGTGATTTTAATCCGCCCAAACTTTTTGATACGGTAACAATGATTGACGTTTTGGAGTGTTTGGAGCAGGACAAAGAAGCGCTGGCGCGCGTTGTTTCCTGGGTGAGTCCGGGGGGGCGTCTTGTCCTAGCCGTACCCGCGCACCCCTTGCTTTTCGGGACACGGGATAAGATGTTGAAATATTTCAGACGTTATAGCAAAAAAGACCTCGTGCCAGTTTTGCAAAACCTCGGTTTTAATAAAATTTATACACGCCACTGGAACGTACTGGGAGTGTTACCCTACGCCGTTCTTTATAAATTGTTATCTTTTCGCTCGCACTTTGAAGGTTGGCGCGGAGGCGGCGCCAACGGCGTAGTCAGGACTCGGCTCTCGTCACTTCTGAACTTCTGGTTCAGACACGTAGAAAATCGTCTTAATGCGGGATTGGGCCTGACGCTGATTGTGGTGGCAGAGAAGGAATAGACGTATTCCGGATTTATCCCCCCACCTTCCCAGAATACTCCGCTGGGAAGGTGAGGGGATTCATTGTCACAGAACTACCGTCGTGTTAATCTTTAAAAATGCAGCGAAACACTCTTGAGCGTACCGTAGTTTGGGTAGTCAAAATCGGGCTTTGGTTATTGCCGTTTTTGCCTCTTTATATTTCTTCAACCATGCTCTTCCCGTTTATTACCGGGAAGAATTTTGCTTTCAGGATTTTGGTTGAGGTCCTTTTTGCTTTTTGGGTTGGGCTGATGGTTGCCTGGCCTAAGTATCGTCCTCGGCTCACCCCGCTTTTAAAAGCGTCCACCATTTTTATTCTGATTGTTTTTTTAGCCGATCTTTTCAGCCCCAGCCCCTACCGAGCTTTCTTTTCTAACTACGAAAGGATGGAAGGGTTTATGATGGTTTTTCATCTCTGGCTTTATTTCCTGATGCTCTCCAACGTCTTTCGGACAAAGAAGGATTGGTTAGTTTTTTGGCACTCAACACTGGCCGCAAGCATTGTAGTCGGTTTTGTCGCGCTTATGCAAAAACTGGGATATCGCGTCTCTATCCAAGGGGGTTATCGCGTGGATTCCACCATTGGTAACCCGGCCTATCTTGCGGCGTATCTCTCCTTGAATGTCTGGATTATTTTTATGATGCTCCGGAGATTTTGGAGCAGGTGGTGGCTTCGTATTGTCTACACCGCGGCTTTGCTTTTTGAACTCATCATAATTTATTTCACCGCCACTCGCGGGGCGGCCGTTGCTTTTGCGCTAATAACGCCGTTGATGGCGCTGGCGGTAGTTATTTTCTGGCCGCGGCTTTTTCCTAATCGTATTTCTTGGCGTCCCTTGGCCGTTGCTGCTGTCCTGGTTTTCTTTGCTATTCCCGTTATATTCTGGCAGCTGCGTAACACCCACCTTATCCGTTCCAACCAAATTCTTAACCGCTTTGGTTCGATTTCCCTGCAGGATACAACTACGCAGGCCCGTTTTTCTATCTGGAAGATGTCACTTAGAGGAGTATTAGAGAGGCCGCTTTTTGGTTGGGGACAGGAAAATTATTATCTTGTGTTTCAGAAATATTTTGATCCCAAGCTTTATTCCAGCGAGCCCTGGTTTGATCGTTCGCACAATGTGGTGCTGGATTGGCTAGTACATACAGGCGTCTTTGGTTTTGTTGCATTTTTTTCAATGCTGGGCGCGGCTTTCTGGGGTGTGGGGAGAGCTATACGAAGAGGCAGGATTGATGCCGGAGAAGGGATATTTTTGGGGGCTGCCTTGGGGAGTTACTTTATCCAAAACCTATTTGTTTTTGACAACCTAAATACCTATCTTCTTCTTTTCGCATTTTTTGCCTACACCAACTCTTTATATGAAGGTGAGCCAGAAGGGCGCCCCTCTTCTATACCCAACCCAAATTATGGACTGGCTATGGGCGGGGCGGCTTTGCTGCTGGTGTTACTGCTTTTTTACCCGCTTCACTTCAAGCCCATTCGTCAGGCGCAGGCCCTCATTAGTGCCTTGAGGCTAAGTTACAGTAACGGCAATGCCGTTCAAATCAGGACCGCTTTTGAACAGGCGCTTTCCTATCAATCTTTTGGCACCACCGAGGTCAGGGAGCAGTTGGGAACTTTTGCGCGCGGAGTCCCCAATATCCAGCGTTTTACCGAGGATGAACAAAGAGGGTTTGTTAATTTTGCCGTGGAGGAACTTAAAAAAGAAATTTTAAAACCCAGCCGCGATGCTAAACACATGATTTTTATCGCCTCTATACTAAATCAGGCGGCCCGCCTTAACCCCGCTTACGTTGATGAGGCAGTAACGATTATGCGGGAGGCCATCCGTCTTGCGCCCGCCAAACAAATTTTTTACTTTGAACTGGCCCAAGCGTATATTCTGCGCAAGGAATATGATCAAGCAATTGAAGTATTGCGTCAGGCCGTTCAGCTGGAACCCAATTACGGGAAAGCAACCGGTAATCTCTTTGTTGTTGGTGCTCTGGCCGGACGTGCAGATATAATGAATGAGGCCTTCGGCAAGATTAATTTAAAAACTGCAGGAGAAGAAACGCTTAATACGGTTGGAAAAATTTATCGGAATTCCGGGGCGTATGAGCAGGCGAGGAAAGTTTATGAGCAGTTGGTAGAAATATCACCCGAAAAAGCTTCGTATCACGCAACACTGGCAGCTCTTTTGGGGGAGTTGGGAGAATATGAGTTGGCGAAAAAAGAAATTGGGCAGACCGTAGCGCTTGATCCCGCCGCCGGGGAAGAGGCCCGGGTGTTTCTCGAAATGTTGAAACAAAAAATGAGATAATTGGTAACCACCAGCGCCCCTAGCTCGTTTTATTATGTGATGGCACAGGAAAGACTTAAAATTGGGATTATAGGGGTGGGAATGGTGGGGACACCGCTTAAACGCTATTTTGAAGAACGACAGGGTTACCAGAGGGGCGAGACCATTTTTCTTTACGACATAGACCCCAAGAAGGGCTATTTTGATGACATCAACAGGGCTGATGTTATTTTTATTTCTGTTCCTACACCCCGTTCCCCGGATGGATCGGCCAATGTTTCGGCCGTTGCCTCTGCCTTGGAGATGATTCAGGGAAATAAAATCGCAGTGATTAAATCAACGGTGCCTCCCGGCACCACCGAGTTTTTTCAAAAAAAATATCCACAGCACAAAGTTTTATTTAACCCGGAATTTCTTACCGAGAAGCACGCTTGGGAAGATTTTATAAAACCGGATCGCCAGATTGTGGGTTTTACGGATCAGAGTCTTGATGCCGCGCATTTTGTGCTTTCGCTTCTCCCCAAGGCCCCTTTTATGTCGCCGTGGGGCCTTAATACTTACCGCCCCATCAAGATTACCGCCACCGAAGCGGAGATTATTAAATACGGCGGCAACATTCATTTTGCCCGCAAGGTCAATTTGGCTAACGTCCTGGCTTTGTTTACCGAAAAACTCGGAGCAAATTATGAAAATGTGCGGGTGGGGTTGGCTGCAGATTTTAGAATAGGGGATTCGCATCTTGACGTGATCCATGGCGGCTATAAGGGGTTCGGGGGTTTTTGTTTCCCAAAGGATCTAGATGCTTTTGTGGCGCATTTGGGATCTCATGGTCTTAAGGAAGCGGCGGAACTTTTGCGTAGTGATCGCGCCTTTAACGAAAAACTTTTGGCGGGGCAGGGGCTGACACTGGAAGATGTATCAGTGCACGACCATGAATGGATACATAACAAATTAAAAACGAAAAGTGAAAAAGGCAAAACGGAGTAGTAAGCCTAGAATACTTCTGACCGGGGGTTCGGGCTACATTGGATCAGAAATTAGAAAGCGCTTGGGTGAGCGTTTTCATTTTATCAATATGGATATTAAGTCAGGCCGCCGGGATGACGTACGAAATTTTAAACGTCTTCGGCGTGCCGTACGCAGTGTAGACGGTGTTTTGCACTTGGCGGCCGTTTCCCGCCCCAAATGGGGGTACCAGGATCCCTACCATTGTCTTATCACCAACGTGGTGGGCACCATTAATGTTTTGGAAGCAGTACGGTTGATAAACCCCCGTGCTTGGATCATTTTAGCTTCCAGTCGGGAGGTTTTTGGAAATTTGGCCAAATTTCCCGCAACCGAAAAAAGCCCGCGCAACCCTCTTAATGCTTATGCTGTCTCTAAAGTTTGCGGTGAAGACCTGCAGCGGCAATACGCAAAAAATTATGGACTGCGGTGCCTTACGCTGCGTTTTTGCGGAGTATATACCGGACGCAGAGATATTCTGGACCGCGTTATCCCGCACTTTATTTTGCAGGCGTTAAAGAGTCGTCCCCTTATTATTGAAGGCAGCGGCAGACAAAAGGGTGACTATGTTTATATAGATGATGCCGTAGAAGGAGTGAGACGCGCGATTCACCACGTTTCTTCCAAGCGGACCGGATTTTATGATCATATTACTCTAGCCGCCCAAAACCCGATTACTCTCACCGATCTTGCCCGGATGATCATAAAGCTCGCGGGCAGCAAAAGTTCTGTTATCCATGCTCCACCCAGAAGTTATGATCAGCAGGGATTTTGGGGCACGTTCAAAAAAGCATATCGTCTTCTGGGCTGGAGGCCGCGGGTTTCTCTCCCTGCGGGATTGCGCCGCTCTATTAAGGAACTACGAAAATTATGAGTACAATAAAAGTAATAGTAACCGGAGGGGCGGGCTTTATTGGTTCGCATCTGGTTGATGCTCTGATTGAGAAAGGATATGAAGTTTATGCTCTGGACACGTTTCTAGCGGGGAAACGTGAACACTTAAATCCGGCTGCGATATTGCACGAGGCCGATATTCGTGATTTTGATAATTTGGTAAAAATTTTTCAGGGCGCGCGCTATGTTTTTCATACTGCAGCTCTGCCTCGGGTACAGCCTTCAATTCAGGATCCGCGCACCACCCATGATATAAATGTAAACGGGACCTTAAATGTTTTGGTGGCAGCGCGGGATGCGGGGATAAAGAGGGTGATTTATTCTGCTTCTTCTTCCGCCTACGGCAATCAGGAAAAACTTCCGCTGCGGGAAGACATGGGGGCCTGTCCCTTAAGTCCTTACGGAATGCAAAAATATATAGGGGAGCTTTATTGTAGGCTTTTTTCGGAAATCTATGCTTTGGAGACTGTGGCTCTTCGTTATTTTAATGTTTATGGTCCTCGTGCTTCCACCCAAGGGGCTTATGCCTTAGTGATTGGAAGATTTTTGGAGCAAAGAAAACAGGGAGAGTCCCTGACTATAGTTCCAGATGGCATGCAGTCGCGAGATTTTACACATGTACGGGATGTGGTGCGTGCGAATATCTTGGCTGCCGAATCCCCAAAGGTCGGCAGGGGCGAAACCATTAACATTGGGGGAGGAAAAGATCGAACAGTACTTGAGATCGCAGACCTCATAGGGGGTCCGAGAGTTTTTATTGAGCCCCGGCTTGAGCCCAAACACACGTTAGCAGATATTACTAAAGCCCGGGAACTTCTGGGTTGGAGTCCGGAGGTAAACTTTGAAGATGGAATTCAGGAGCTGAAGAATTTATACGGCATTAGATAACTAAAATCCCCCGATGGTAATCGGGGGATTTTAGTTATCTTCCCGTCCGATGCAGAAGGGCAAATAGAGTTTTTATAATTATAAGAAAATCAAGCAGAGCCGATCGATTTTTAGTATAATAAAGGTCATACTGCATCTTTTCCGGCGCATCTTCCACCGAAGCGTCATTCTCCATATTAACCTGCGCCCAGCCGGTAAGCCCCGGTGGGATCAGAAGTCTCATCTCGTAGAATGGGATTTTTTGTTTAAGCTCGGCAACGTAATGGGGGCGTTCCGGCCGCGGCCCCACAAAGGACATCTCACCCTTTAGGATATTTATAATTTGGGGAAGTTCATCCAGATAACTTTTTCTAAGAAACCTGCCGGTACGGGTGTGGCGCGGGTCACGACCGGCCTCTTTTTGACCGCTAAGGTTTTCCGCGTCTTTTACCATAGAGCGGTATTTTATCAGCCAGAAGTCTTTTCCGTGCCGTCCCACCCTCTTTTGACGGTAAAAAGTCGGTCCCTCCGAATCAAGCTTTATGGCCAGGGCAATAAATGGTAAGAGGAGTAGAGTCGGAATGCCGAGCAGAGTGGCCAGCGCCACGTCCCCGATTCTTTTGAAAAATTCGTAAAACTTTTTTCGGATGCCGATAAGGTTTTCCAAAAACCAAACCTCTCCGATTAAGGAAAGAGGAATTTTCCCGGTAAGCATTTCATGATACTGGGGAAATTCAGCCACCGATATCCCCAGCGGTATTACCTGAAAGAGAAGTCTAACCAAGGTTTTATTTCCTTTAAGATCGCTGGTTATGACAATGGTATCAGCGCCGGTATCACGCAGAATATGATCCAGATTTTGATTAAATTGATAGTGGGGAAGGGGAAGGATATCTGGATCGTTTCGGGACTCACCGTTAGAGACAAAAGCCACTGGCCGCTGTCCCAATTGAGGGTTTTTAAGAAGGAAGTCCGCCAGTTCCACCATTTCCCGGTTTACTCCAAAAAAAATAACGCGCGGAGCATGGGTACGGATGATGATGAGATTAAAAAGATAGCGCCAAAGGAAAATATAGATGGTGGCAATTCCCGTGATAAGAAAGAGATTACGCCGCGGTTCTATTTCAAATATGGGGATAAGATAAAGCACTAGAATCGTGACTACGGCGTTGGTGGCCATGACGCGCAGCAGCCGGTACAAAAAGACCTTACTATTTTTCATAAAGCGCAGGTCATAGAATCCGAATGCCCCGAATATTACGAGCCAGAGGAGAAAAATTATAGAGAAGGGAAGGAGATGTCGCTTAACCAATAGGGTATCAAGTTCATAATATTGCCGTAAAAAAAGAGCGCCGAACAGCGCGGCATAAAAAAGGATCAGGTCGCCCAAGATGAGTAAGGAGACTTTTAAAGAGTGTCCCCGTTTAAGCATAAATTTTAATCATGTTCTCAATCATATCACGGAGCCGAAACCTTGTCTCGGATTTTTTTCTGGCATTTTCGCCAAGGGTTTTGCGTAGTCGGACATCTCTCAAGAGAAGGTCTAGGGTCTGGGTAAGCCTTAGGGGGTCTTGGGGCGGTATCAGGAGACCGTCGTGCTGGTGCGTAATCATATCCGGTATGCCGCCTACGGAAGTTGCGACAATCGGCAGACCCGCTTGCATAGCTTCCATTATGGTGTAGGGTAGTCCCTCTTTGAGCGAAGGCAAAATAAAAATATCAAAGCCCTTAAGATAGTGCGCCGCTTCAGGAAGAAAATCAACAAGAAATACTGAACCATGCAGTCCAAATTCCTGAATAAGGTTTTGAAGTTTGGAACGTTCTTCCCCCCAGCCAATGAGCAATGTCAAACATCGAATGTTTGACATTGCGTAGTTGGGGTTGTGCAGGGCCTGTAGGAGACCGGTTAGTCCTTTATTAGGAGTAAACTCGGCTATAGTTCCTATGATAATAGTGTCAGTTTCAAGTTTTTTGGATAATTTTTCCGCAAAAAAATTACGGGCAGCGGCGCGTTCCATAAAATTAACCGGCCCGATTCCGTTATAGATTAAGGCGAGTTTTCTGCTGGGTATAAATTGTTTTGCCGCGTTAAGGTCGGCGGTATTTATTAGAATTATTTTGTCCTGAAATAGCGCCCCCAACCAACTTAAAAATCTGATAAATTTTTTCTGCCACCACGGGCGTTTCTCGTTAAAGGGCCAGCCGTGGACGGTGAAAATAGTTGTAAGTTGTAAGTTGTAAGTTGTAAGTTTGGCGGCGAAAGCCGCAATAGCGCCGAGGCCGCCGACTTTGCTGCTGTTTAAATGTATAATATCCGGTTTCTCGCGCACAAAAATTTTAAAGAGGTACCAAAGAGACACCAACTCTTTCCATAAATTTATGTCGCGCTGGAGTCCGGGAATAGTAATGGTGCGGACTCCCGCTTTTTGTAATTTATCAAAAAGCGGACCGGAACCACCGGTTGCTACCACCACCTCGAATTGACCCCCGGGGAGATTTGTCGCCAAGTCAAAAATGTACCGCTGGGCTCCTCCCCAAACGGATTTGGTGATTACATATAATACTTTTTGGTGGTAGGCCATACAGGTAATATAACGTAATTTGACTTTATTTGGTCAACATGATAAATTGTCGTAAGAGCATTGCGGAGGCTAAAACATGAGGATTTTCTTTATCTGCAAGGTGAGGGGAGTAACTGAAGATAGTGAAGAGTATCAAAGGCAAAAGGCATATGTTGAGGAATGGGAACGCCAAGGGCATGAAGTGCATTGGCCGCATCGAAACACAGAGCAGAAGGATCCTAAACACGGCACTGGAATATGCCGCACGACCTTTTGGGCTATTTTTTGGTCAGATGAGGTGCGCGTGTTATTTGATCCTACAAGTGAAGGTTTTATTGCGGATATGATGATGACTTTTGCTCTGAAAGAGCTGGGTAACAATAACCTCTTTAAACGGTTTGTTGGGAGGAGAAAAGTTGTTGTCATGAATCCAGAGGCGCTGGAGAGAAAAATCGCAGAAGAAATAGAACAACAGATTATAAAAGGAGCAGATCCGCTTTTTGTAAAAAGTTATGCTATGGTTCTTCAGGATTTTGCCCGTGAGACGGCGAGTTTCTAGTTATGTCCAACGCGGTCCAACATTTAACGTTGGACATTTTTTATAATCCGGCAGACTAATTATTGTGGATAAATCCCCTTGACTTTTTAAATAGGAGGATTATAATATAGGTGTGAGTGTCTTTTAGGAGGTGTTCCGCTTACAGCGGAGTATTCCTAAAACTCCAATTTGTCCGCGTAAAACCCCCTTTCGGGGGTTTTACGTTTTGGATGGGTCTCATCCACACCAAGCAGATAAAATATGAAGCTCCACGGGCAA
It includes:
- a CDS encoding Gfo/Idh/MocA family oxidoreductase; this encodes MSDPRHKIRLGLVGLGYWGPKLLQKFSRIEAAEVVRFCEKSEDLLRDFAERYPLRYPPTVSFEELISNESYPLDAVIVVTPPETHAALVAQAMLRGLDVFVEKPLATNLQDALYLAKLAREKNRVLMVDHTFCYDHALLYVRNLLSDRKFGTADFQGSAFEWLGARKKPQGPSILWDSGPHAVAAMLFLLKKTPERISMRVVENLSENIPATMTGYAEFTDGHKAEIRLAWQDGVLDGKIVEKAARVAIFGDRRKVLYEGTFGKREVLLHHDWDGAILAPGLTYEDEPLQTVCEEFIRAVAEGGSAFTDGDFGAKVVAILEAAERSCMREGEPIPIVLPQLS
- a CDS encoding flippase-like domain-containing protein, encoding MRNNYIRFFISAAVAAGVFYFLWKVVLREDLSLLSFNFAVRWGMAALVLNFVPLLVKSIRFHYFLRGQVPKGTILGTAAIHSFWNYLLPFRVGELSYVYLIKKTGRVSTAETITSLVAGRIFDVFVVMLLLSIASFLLFTPNVVGSLAIQFLWGGVLVGLVGALILGKQADKLTAFLGRRSLRFQEKGLKVFAKIFTNFRGIVTALGRLNTTSSLAVFFILSIFVWVSDFIFVWTALRAAGLVLSPASAIFIAAFPVIAGLLPLQTPVGIGTFEGTMLAGFALLGITGPQAVSASIILHAELVFFSFIYALLGYWFYVRPILAKKISDSPESHTEFYQALQSPAGDFRNRNLAELLVSYAKGSSLLDVGCGYGLLLLLAKQRGYQAVGIEPDPKIRLVGEEAFGRLEIYPSAIRDFNPPKLFDTVTMIDVLECLEQDKEALARVVSWVSPGGRLVLAVPAHPLLFGTRDKMLKYFRRYSKKDLVPVLQNLGFNKIYTRHWNVLGVLPYAVLYKLLSFRSHFEGWRGGGANGVVRTRLSSLLNFWFRHVENRLNAGLGLTLIVVAEKE
- a CDS encoding O-antigen ligase family protein — its product is MQRNTLERTVVWVVKIGLWLLPFLPLYISSTMLFPFITGKNFAFRILVEVLFAFWVGLMVAWPKYRPRLTPLLKASTIFILIVFLADLFSPSPYRAFFSNYERMEGFMMVFHLWLYFLMLSNVFRTKKDWLVFWHSTLAASIVVGFVALMQKLGYRVSIQGGYRVDSTIGNPAYLAAYLSLNVWIIFMMLRRFWSRWWLRIVYTAALLFELIIIYFTATRGAAVAFALITPLMALAVVIFWPRLFPNRISWRPLAVAAVLVFFAIPVIFWQLRNTHLIRSNQILNRFGSISLQDTTTQARFSIWKMSLRGVLERPLFGWGQENYYLVFQKYFDPKLYSSEPWFDRSHNVVLDWLVHTGVFGFVAFFSMLGAAFWGVGRAIRRGRIDAGEGIFLGAALGSYFIQNLFVFDNLNTYLLLFAFFAYTNSLYEGEPEGRPSSIPNPNYGLAMGGAALLLVLLLFYPLHFKPIRQAQALISALRLSYSNGNAVQIRTAFEQALSYQSFGTTEVREQLGTFARGVPNIQRFTEDEQRGFVNFAVEELKKEILKPSRDAKHMIFIASILNQAARLNPAYVDEAVTIMREAIRLAPAKQIFYFELAQAYILRKEYDQAIEVLRQAVQLEPNYGKATGNLFVVGALAGRADIMNEAFGKINLKTAGEETLNTVGKIYRNSGAYEQARKVYEQLVEISPEKASYHATLAALLGELGEYELAKKEIGQTVALDPAAGEEARVFLEMLKQKMR
- a CDS encoding UDP-glucose/GDP-mannose dehydrogenase family protein, producing MAQERLKIGIIGVGMVGTPLKRYFEERQGYQRGETIFLYDIDPKKGYFDDINRADVIFISVPTPRSPDGSANVSAVASALEMIQGNKIAVIKSTVPPGTTEFFQKKYPQHKVLFNPEFLTEKHAWEDFIKPDRQIVGFTDQSLDAAHFVLSLLPKAPFMSPWGLNTYRPIKITATEAEIIKYGGNIHFARKVNLANVLALFTEKLGANYENVRVGLAADFRIGDSHLDVIHGGYKGFGGFCFPKDLDAFVAHLGSHGLKEAAELLRSDRAFNEKLLAGQGLTLEDVSVHDHEWIHNKLKTKSEKGKTE
- a CDS encoding GDP-mannose 4,6-dehydratase, whose amino-acid sequence is MKKAKRSSKPRILLTGGSGYIGSEIRKRLGERFHFINMDIKSGRRDDVRNFKRLRRAVRSVDGVLHLAAVSRPKWGYQDPYHCLITNVVGTINVLEAVRLINPRAWIILASSREVFGNLAKFPATEKSPRNPLNAYAVSKVCGEDLQRQYAKNYGLRCLTLRFCGVYTGRRDILDRVIPHFILQALKSRPLIIEGSGRQKGDYVYIDDAVEGVRRAIHHVSSKRTGFYDHITLAAQNPITLTDLARMIIKLAGSKSSVIHAPPRSYDQQGFWGTFKKAYRLLGWRPRVSLPAGLRRSIKELRKL
- a CDS encoding NAD-dependent epimerase/dehydratase family protein, which codes for MSTIKVIVTGGAGFIGSHLVDALIEKGYEVYALDTFLAGKREHLNPAAILHEADIRDFDNLVKIFQGARYVFHTAALPRVQPSIQDPRTTHDINVNGTLNVLVAARDAGIKRVIYSASSSAYGNQEKLPLREDMGACPLSPYGMQKYIGELYCRLFSEIYALETVALRYFNVYGPRASTQGAYALVIGRFLEQRKQGESLTIVPDGMQSRDFTHVRDVVRANILAAESPKVGRGETINIGGGKDRTVLEIADLIGGPRVFIEPRLEPKHTLADITKARELLGWSPEVNFEDGIQELKNLYGIR
- a CDS encoding sugar transferase, translating into MLKRGHSLKVSLLILGDLILFYAALFGALFLRQYYELDTLLVKRHLLPFSIIFLLWLVIFGAFGFYDLRFMKNSKVFLYRLLRVMATNAVVTILVLYLIPIFEIEPRRNLFLITGIATIYIFLWRYLFNLIIIRTHAPRVIFFGVNREMVELADFLLKNPQLGQRPVAFVSNGESRNDPDILPLPHYQFNQNLDHILRDTGADTIVITSDLKGNKTLVRLLFQVIPLGISVAEFPQYHEMLTGKIPLSLIGEVWFLENLIGIRKKFYEFFKRIGDVALATLLGIPTLLLLPFIALAIKLDSEGPTFYRQKRVGRHGKDFWLIKYRSMVKDAENLSGQKEAGRDPRHTRTGRFLRKSYLDELPQIINILKGEMSFVGPRPERPHYVAELKQKIPFYEMRLLIPPGLTGWAQVNMENDASVEDAPEKMQYDLYYTKNRSALLDFLIIIKTLFALLHRTGR
- a CDS encoding glycosyltransferase family 4 protein, translated to MAYHQKVLYVITKSVWGGAQRYIFDLATNLPGGQFEVVVATGGSGPLFDKLQKAGVRTITIPGLQRDINLWKELVSLWYLFKIFVREKPDIIHLNSSKVGGLGAIAAFAAKLTTYNLQLTTIFTVHGWPFNEKRPWWQKKFIRFLSWLGALFQDKIILINTADLNAAKQFIPSRKLALIYNGIGPVNFMERAAARNFFAEKLSKKLETDTIIIGTIAEFTPNKGLTGLLQALHNPNYAMSNIRCLTLLIGWGEERSKLQNLIQEFGLHGSVFLVDFLPEAAHYLKGFDIFILPSLKEGLPYTIMEAMQAGLPIVATSVGGIPDMITHQHDGLLIPPQDPLRLTQTLDLLLRDVRLRKTLGENARKKSETRFRLRDMIENMIKIYA